In uncultured Fusobacterium sp., one genomic interval encodes:
- a CDS encoding ImmA/IrrE family metallo-endopeptidase, with translation MNIPLRVKNLKKKYGTSNPFKLCRYLGILVIFADLGEIKGYSIKRMRKKLICINENLDYFSQTFVCAHELGHCLYHQLDEVNFFLKNTRIIRRSILEEEANKFAVELLYDYIDDYIENPSLDIKLLEQLRELKKR, from the coding sequence ATGAATATTCCATTAAGAGTTAAAAATCTTAAAAAGAAGTATGGAACCAGTAATCCCTTTAAACTATGCAGATACCTCGGAATATTAGTTATATTTGCAGATCTTGGGGAAATAAAAGGTTATTCAATCAAAAGAATGAGAAAGAAGTTAATATGCATAAATGAGAATTTAGATTATTTTTCTCAAACATTTGTGTGTGCACATGAATTAGGGCATTGTTTATATCATCAATTAGATGAAGTTAATTTTTTCTTAAAAAATACTAGAATTATTAGAAGAAGTATTTTAGAAGAAGAGGCTAATAAGTTTGCTGTAGAGCTTTTATATGACTATATTGATGATTATATAGAGAATCCAAGCTTAGATATTAAGTTATTGGAGCAGTTGAGAGAATTGAAAAAGAGATGA
- a CDS encoding helix-turn-helix domain-containing protein, with protein sequence MNNELNKKIGSIIKEKRKENNYSLDDIQLMLKNDYNIDLDASNISRYENGTVKNMNPKFLRALCKVNGIDYVSIFQQLGYLDNEVDPRIKKLNKREKDQYEDFMNDSVLYFQDEGVSFEDKEKFFNSLQDAFFEIKLANKRKK encoded by the coding sequence ATGAATAACGAACTTAATAAAAAAATTGGAAGCATCATTAAAGAAAAAAGAAAAGAAAATAATTATAGTTTAGATGATATTCAGTTAATGTTAAAAAACGATTATAATATTGATTTAGATGCTAGTAATATTTCTCGTTATGAAAATGGAACTGTAAAAAATATGAATCCTAAATTTTTAAGAGCATTATGTAAAGTTAATGGTATAGATTATGTTAGTATATTTCAACAACTTGGATATTTAGATAATGAAGTTGATCCTAGAATAAAAAAATTGAATAAAAGAGAAAAAGATCAGTATGAAGATTTTATGAATGATTCTGTTTTATACTTTCAAGATGAAGGTGTTTCTTTTGAAGACAAGGAAAAATTTTTCAATTCTCTTCAAGATGCTTTTTTTGAAATTAAATTAGCTAATAAAAGAAAAAAGTAA
- a CDS encoding ERF family protein: MSIYKKLLTVQTAVKGLGKDKKSYGYDYVTGNKLLNFIKPILNEQGLILKQEISSVDTEVVNYSSKQGEKTEVLYKVWLDFTWVDVETGEKDVNKFFATGMNGFEKGLGSALTYAERYFLLKYFHIATDEDDIDNPERKNDAPITPKIKVIGEEKAKEMENYIINNPRRYKNGINDILAYFKIKNLKDLKVEDFERLVTCQFHIERLTA; the protein is encoded by the coding sequence ATGAGTATTTATAAAAAATTATTAACAGTTCAAACAGCAGTAAAGGGATTAGGTAAAGATAAAAAAAGTTATGGTTATGATTATGTAACTGGAAATAAATTATTAAACTTTATTAAACCAATTTTAAATGAGCAGGGATTGATTTTAAAACAAGAGATCAGTTCAGTTGATACAGAGGTTGTAAATTATAGCTCAAAGCAAGGTGAAAAGACAGAGGTGCTTTATAAAGTATGGTTAGATTTCACTTGGGTAGATGTTGAAACTGGTGAAAAGGATGTAAATAAATTCTTTGCAACTGGTATGAATGGATTTGAAAAAGGATTAGGTAGTGCATTAACCTATGCTGAAAGATACTTCTTATTGAAATACTTTCATATAGCTACTGATGAAGATGATATAGATAATCCTGAAAGAAAAAATGATGCTCCTATTACTCCAAAGATAAAAGTTATAGGAGAAGAAAAAGCTAAGGAAATGGAAAACTATATTATAAATAATCCTAGAAGATATAAAAATGGGATTAATGATATATTAGCTTATTTTAAGATAAAAAATTTAAAAGATCTTAAAGTTGAAGATTTTGAAAGACTTGTTACTTGTCAATTTCATATAGAAAGATTAACAGCTTGA
- a CDS encoding helix-turn-helix domain-containing protein, giving the protein MSAGFFQLENIVVEGYRDDANDPIKKEVFSNIYEKMIYIVLSRHANNNNGVAYPSVATIAKEALCSVTTVKKCIKTLENKGLISKTLRPKSNKDNNTNLYIIKKLSEVFKDIFLPQSQGDVAQSQDDYKEELHKNNYIEDHDNNNFHAKTKFSKKVNPDLDTFEDLFKKIGISFTTKNQLSVKALLKKMSVKQVTNYLIETYENIKNSPGVINIAGLFSMKIAKQERQMTKTVRQNIAAKEKEIEATKQFEKRIHLNDPITVFNSLSPSERLKVEKKALSMFIAQSSADEKIMLTMRERNNLMYLNTIKLQLEKALKVEER; this is encoded by the coding sequence ATGTCAGCAGGATTTTTCCAATTAGAAAATATAGTGGTGGAAGGATATAGAGATGATGCTAATGACCCAATTAAAAAAGAGGTTTTTAGTAATATCTATGAAAAGATGATTTACATTGTATTATCTCGCCATGCAAATAATAACAATGGTGTAGCTTATCCAAGCGTAGCTACTATAGCCAAAGAAGCTTTATGCAGTGTTACAACTGTGAAAAAGTGTATTAAAACTTTAGAAAATAAAGGACTTATATCTAAAACTTTAAGACCTAAATCAAATAAAGATAATAACACTAATTTATACATAATAAAAAAATTATCTGAAGTATTTAAAGATATTTTTTTACCTCAGTCACAAGGCGACGTAGCTCAGTCACAGGATGACTACAAAGAAGAACTACATAAAAATAACTATATAGAAGATCATGATAATAACAATTTTCATGCCAAAACTAAATTTTCTAAAAAAGTAAATCCTGACCTTGATACTTTTGAAGATCTATTTAAAAAAATTGGAATAAGTTTTACTACTAAAAATCAATTATCAGTGAAAGCTTTATTAAAGAAAATGTCAGTTAAACAAGTAACTAACTATTTAATAGAAACTTATGAAAATATTAAAAACTCTCCTGGAGTTATTAATATAGCTGGTCTTTTTTCTATGAAAATAGCTAAACAAGAAAGGCAGATGACTAAAACTGTTAGACAAAATATAGCTGCTAAAGAAAAAGAGATTGAAGCAACTAAACAATTTGAAAAAAGAATACATTTAAATGATCCTATAACAGTATTTAATTCCCTTTCTCCCTCAGAGAGATTAAAGGTTGAAAAAAAGGCTCTATCAATGTTTATAGCTCAATCATCAGCTGATGAAAAGATAATGCTTACAATGAGGGAAAGAAACAATTTAATGTATTTGAATACTATAAAACTTCAATTAGAAAAGGCTTTAAAAGTAGAGGAAAGGTGA